A single region of the Nicotiana sylvestris chromosome 6, ASM39365v2, whole genome shotgun sequence genome encodes:
- the LOC104229047 gene encoding uncharacterized protein, translated as MVGFLHDDPIIGSNNELEQDIKNQTSSELKQETDPFDIFTPDLDEFSCSFADSFLDFDSLKDFLAESPTVDSMADVKQDPFEVCNEEAVFGTVNGCNEVGIGGICEKVEVFDRNDKVGIGGISEKVKVSGAVVRDNEVGIGGNCEKTDIFDTVDRDNEVGFSGICKEVEVFDAVDGDGDVGIDGIYGKIEVEKEGDVEGCEKLSYLNLEKSKMGVIEKMGKVSINSSGSDIVRESENISRDEEKNVTSEKKNTGTSDVSQGGDSDTESDIESSSCSSLSEFTSSDEGGKRREDRKGWGIKGEMELEEGEIQTSDVDVDIDEMVAWSEDEEEDSGVKGPIRSKNELPVLPPVPIVNATLLPHHQTLPVGVVSAILGAQVVVEGVEKHNPLSDGSILWITESRSPLGIVDEIFGPVKNPYYIVRYNSESEVPAEINQGTLISLVPEFANHVLIDGSLYKKGYDASGENDEEVPTDEEFSDDEKEVEYKRILKMKKRGTNDEKVGNKKKDKKKFRNRSQNSKCEQAMKPPVEQSQNLVPPVTGSSQGQRSGNRTDLVPSFHHPQQAPAFAAPSSGVWTNIIPNQQPGNMGLPNTLPTIGMPWQQQCHPQQMFQMPLPSGVPLQQQFNPGPPHNFILPFLQPDFGTGQAFAPWPALGQNGFNQPPFALGGLPGQLAHLPFNLGGQIPVNVPQAVANNNSHPPAAVPAINGSLNFNQGNHFGGGWNANFQAGGSFGPQTGDNSNSQQPAAVPAINGSLNFNQSNHFVGGWNANFQGSGGFGPQTGDSSNSQQPAAVPVNGPETGDNNSHPPAIVPGNTNGCLNFNQGNHFGGGRRGNGRGDGGRFGRGRGRGRAQRY; from the exons ATGGTGGGTTTTTTGCATGATGATCCCATAATAGGTAGTAATAATGAGCTTGAACAAGACATCAAGAATCAAACCTCTTCAGAGCTTAAGCAAGAAACTGACCCATTTGACATATTTACCCCTGACCTAGACGAGTTCTCTTGCTCTTTTGCTGATTCGTTTCTTGATTTTGATTCCTTAAAGGATTTTCTTGCTGAGAGCCCCACAGTAGATAGTATGGCTGATGTGAAACAAGACCCATTTGAGGTTTGTAATGAAGAAGCTGTTTTTGGCACTGTTAATGGATGTAATGAGGTGGGTATTGGTGGGATTTGTGAGAAAGTTGAAGTTTTTGACAGAAATGATAAGGTGGGTATTGGTGGAATTTCTGAGAAAGTCAAAGTTTCTGGCGCCGTTGTAAGGGATAATGAGGTGGGTATTGGTGGAAATTGTGAGAAAACTGACATTTTTGACACTGTTGACAGGGATAATGAGGTGGGTTTTAGTGGAATTTGTAAGGAAGTTGAAGTTTTTGACGCTGTTGACGGAGATGGTGATGTGGGTATAGATGGGATTTATGGGAAAATTGAAGTTGAAAAGGAAGGGGATGTAGAGGGTTGTGAAAAATTGAGTTATTTGAATCTTGAAAAGAGTAAAATGGGTGTTATTGAGAAGATGGGTAAAGTTAGTATAAATAGTAGTGGTAGTGATATTGTTAGGGAGAGTGAAAATATTAGTAGGGATGAGGAAAAAAATGTGACAAGTGAGAAGAAAAACACAGGAACGAGTGATGTGTCACAAGGTGGTGATAGTGATACTGAGTCTGATATAGAGAGTTCATCTTGTTCATCGTTGTCCGAGTTCACGAGTAGTGATGAGGGAGGAAAAAGAAGAGAGGATAGAAAGGGATGGGGAATCAAAGGGGAGATGGAATTGGAAGAAGGTGAGATACAAACATCTGATGTAGATGTAGATATAGATGAGATGGTTGCTTGGAGCGAAGATGAGGAGGAGGATTCAGGTGTTAAAGGACCCATCAGGTCTAAGAACGAGCTTCCG GTTCTTCCCCCGGTTCCGATAGTGAATGCAACTTTGCTACCGCATCACCAGACCCTGCCTGTTGGAGTTGTTTCAGCG ATTCTTGGTGCCCAAGTTGTTGTAGAAGGGGTGGAGAAGCATAATCCTCTTAGTGATGGTTCTATTCTTTGGATAACAGAAAGCAGATCCCCACTGGGTATAGTGGACGAGATTTTTGGGCCTGTCAAGAACCCCTACTACATTGTAAGATACAATAGTGAGAGCGAAGTCCCCGCTGAAATCAACCAAGGCACTTTGATCTCTCTTGTCCCAGAATTTGCTAATCATGTCCTTATCGATGGAAGTCTTTACAAGAAAGGGTATGATGCATCTGGTGAAAATGATGAAGAGGTGCCCACGGATGAAGAATTTTCAGATGATGAGAAGGAGGTTGAGTACAAGAGAAtactgaaaatgaaaaagaggggCACAAATGACGAGAAAGTTGGAAACAAGAAGAAGGACAAAAAGAAATTCAGAAATCGATCTCAGAACTCGAAATGTGAGCAAGCTATGAAGCCACCAGTCGAGCAAAGTCAAAATCTTGTCCCACCTGTTACTGGTTCTTCCCAAGGACAGAGGTCAGGCAATAGGACTGACTTAGTTCCTTCATTTCATCATCCGCAACAGGCCCCTGCTTTTGCAGCTCCTTCAAGTGGAGTTTGGACTAATATAATCCCAAATCAGCAGCCCGGGAATATGGGCTTACCTAATACTTTGCCAACAATTGGCATGCCATGGCAACAACAATGTCATCCTCAGCAAATGTTTCAAATGCCTTTGCCTAGTGGAGTACCTTTACAACAGCAATTCAATCCAGGACCTCCTCATAACTTTATCTTGCCGTTTTTACAGCCAGATTTTGGCACAGGGCAAGCGTTTGCACCTTGGCCGGCATTGGGACAAAATGGTTTCAATCAACCACCATTTGCTTTGGGGGGCTTACCAGGCCAACTGGCACATTTACCTTTCAACTTGGGAGGTCAGATACCAGTTAACGTACCACAAGCGGTAGCCAACAACAATTCACATCCACCCGCTGCAGTTCCTGCTATTAACGGTTCTCTAAACTTCAATCAAGGCAATCATTTTGGTGGTGGCTGGAATGCAAATTTTCAGGCTGGTGGTAGTTTTGGACCACAAACAGGAGACAACAGCAATTCACAACAACCTGCTGCAGTTCCTGCTATTAACGGTTCTCTGAACTTCAATCAAAGCAATCATTTTGTTGGTGGCTGGAATGCGAATTTTCAGGGTAGTGGTGGTTTTGGACCACAAACAGGAGACAGCAGCAATTCACAACAACCTGCTGCAGTTCCTGTGAATGGACCAGAAACAGGAGACAACAATTCACATCCACCTGCTATTGTTCCAGGCAATACTAATGGTTGTCTGAACTTCAATCAAGGCAATCATTTTGGTGGTGGCCGGAGAGGAAATGGTCGGGGTGATGGTGGCCGGTTTGGCCGTGGGAGAGGGAGAGGGAGGGCGCAACGTTATTGA